In the Thalassoglobus sp. JC818 genome, one interval contains:
- a CDS encoding PTS sugar transporter subunit IIA: MKSLYKTFSNPDTCLLDLSASTIESAFEQTIRHLVECKLIAPAAEAQIVEGLVHREKTSSTAIGHSLSTPHYYDDSMIDQMVVFVRLHDALNLGAPDHLATRYLFILLGPRSATSDHLDTLALIVKLMSDHDFRYDLSVAESPDDLKAAMEQSIERSRPTTITPKQIPDGLTRTGRFGGGMIGDLKRRLPYYWSDFRDGMNAKSIASVLFLYFACLAPTVTFGGVMSAETGGAMGAVEMITTTALCGIVYAIFSGQPLIILGGTGPLLVFTAILYELCQQFQVPFLPTFFWVGLWTSMLTILFALTDAGCLMRYFTRFTDEIFAALISFIFIYKALESLIAIFNDLDVNQHHDTALLSLLLALGTFYIAITLQGMRRSRYMLPWMREFLADFGPTIALAAMTLVAFRLHEVDLDVLPAPDRWETTNGRSWLVDPFAVPLWVRFAALGPALVGSILVFLDQNITARLVNATDNQLKKGSAYHWDLALVGMLIGVCSTFGLPWTVAATVRSLNHVRSLATIEESVGSGGERRDRILRVRENRITGLAIHLMIGASLLLLPLLKNIPMAVLYGLFLFMGIVSMRGNQFFERLSLWTMEPSLYPATHYTRRVPISMVHLFSLIQLVCLLVLWTVKESPLGILFPLFIAMLVPIRISLDAIFKPAYLDALDADEIPETEETHWT, encoded by the coding sequence ATGAAAAGCCTCTACAAGACTTTCTCGAATCCAGACACTTGCCTCCTCGATCTGTCGGCTTCGACAATTGAATCGGCATTCGAGCAAACCATTCGACATCTCGTCGAATGCAAATTGATCGCTCCCGCAGCAGAAGCTCAGATCGTCGAAGGTCTGGTTCATCGAGAAAAAACAAGCTCGACGGCCATTGGCCACTCGTTGTCGACTCCGCACTACTACGACGATTCGATGATTGATCAGATGGTCGTCTTCGTACGACTGCACGATGCTCTCAATCTGGGAGCCCCTGACCATCTGGCGACTCGCTACCTATTCATCCTTCTCGGTCCTCGGTCTGCAACTTCAGATCACCTCGATACGCTCGCCCTCATCGTGAAACTCATGTCCGATCATGATTTTCGCTATGACTTGAGTGTGGCAGAGAGTCCTGACGACCTGAAGGCTGCCATGGAGCAGTCAATCGAGCGATCTCGTCCAACGACGATCACACCGAAACAAATTCCGGACGGATTGACTCGGACCGGGCGTTTTGGTGGAGGCATGATTGGAGATCTCAAGCGTCGACTTCCCTACTACTGGAGCGATTTTCGCGACGGGATGAACGCCAAGTCGATCGCGTCAGTTCTGTTTCTGTACTTCGCCTGCCTGGCTCCAACGGTCACATTTGGTGGAGTCATGTCTGCGGAGACAGGCGGCGCGATGGGGGCGGTCGAAATGATCACCACCACGGCGCTCTGCGGAATTGTCTACGCGATCTTTTCCGGTCAACCGCTCATCATCCTCGGCGGGACCGGTCCGCTTCTCGTTTTCACAGCGATACTCTACGAACTTTGTCAGCAGTTTCAGGTTCCGTTTCTGCCGACGTTTTTCTGGGTCGGTCTCTGGACGTCAATGCTGACAATTCTGTTCGCACTGACCGATGCTGGTTGTCTGATGAGGTACTTCACTCGCTTTACCGATGAAATATTTGCGGCACTGATTTCGTTCATTTTCATCTACAAAGCTTTGGAATCGCTGATTGCTATTTTCAATGATTTGGACGTCAATCAGCATCACGACACTGCCCTTCTCTCATTACTTCTGGCACTGGGGACTTTCTACATCGCGATTACGCTGCAAGGGATGAGACGCAGCCGATACATGCTCCCCTGGATGCGTGAATTCCTGGCAGACTTTGGACCGACGATTGCGCTGGCAGCGATGACGCTGGTCGCATTTCGCCTGCATGAAGTCGACCTCGACGTTCTCCCCGCCCCCGATCGATGGGAGACAACCAACGGAAGATCCTGGCTGGTCGATCCGTTCGCTGTCCCGCTGTGGGTGCGTTTCGCTGCGCTGGGCCCGGCGCTGGTCGGTTCGATTCTCGTCTTTCTCGACCAGAACATTACCGCCCGACTGGTGAATGCTACAGACAATCAGCTGAAGAAAGGCAGTGCATACCATTGGGATTTGGCACTGGTTGGAATGCTCATCGGAGTCTGCTCGACGTTCGGTCTCCCGTGGACCGTCGCAGCGACCGTGCGATCACTCAATCACGTTCGCAGCCTCGCCACGATCGAAGAATCGGTGGGGAGTGGCGGCGAACGACGAGACCGAATTCTCCGCGTGCGTGAAAACCGGATCACAGGATTGGCCATTCATTTAATGATTGGAGCCTCGCTTCTACTTCTGCCACTTCTCAAGAACATCCCGATGGCAGTTCTTTACGGCCTGTTTCTGTTCATGGGAATCGTCTCGATGCGAGGCAATCAATTCTTCGAGAGACTCAGCTTGTGGACCATGGAGCCATCTCTGTACCCCGCAACGCACTACACCCGCCGCGTCCCCATTTCGATGGTTCACCTGTTCTCGCTGATCCAGTTGGTCTGCTTGCTGGTGCTGTGGACCGTGAAAGAGAGCCCGCTGGGAATTCTGTTCCCGCTGTTTATCGCCATGCTGGTGCCGATCCGAATCAGTCTCGATGCGATCTTCAAACCAGCCTACCTCGATGCCCTCGACGCAGACGAGATTCCCGAGACAGAGGAAACTCATTGGACGTAG
- a CDS encoding serine/threonine-protein kinase — protein sequence MDSHLIGQDMDVTRVFHPERDLLDDIPESANLVSEMSAELAAKYENIIARDRVSWNQEYDLVRKLGTGGQGTVFLARRMGAFDVSFQLALKFFRPDGYQDLNIYRSEMARLAEVAMDVSRIQQDHVIDIFNIVEYEGILVLATEWVDGFDLRQLLAPGLLASLQKRVEPDRWEYINDVIITNAGFQCRLMPGVVVSILRECLAGLSALHRENVIHADLKPANVMIKQTGNCKIIDLGSSFSMDRRPQRPTWTLRYAPVEVLQGEPHTPLSDLASLGYVVLELLTGTIPFVGVNDVNELIRCKHDMWKRIPELLPKDVARNGTLVEMLSKMIAPDPADRFSSLEEADLSQIGASEIARQLVKVDMDTVVSNEMRVLLREVSEISSTPDSQ from the coding sequence ATGGATTCCCATTTGATTGGGCAGGACATGGATGTCACGAGAGTTTTTCATCCCGAAAGGGATCTGTTGGACGACATCCCTGAATCTGCGAACCTCGTCAGTGAGATGTCAGCAGAACTCGCTGCCAAGTACGAAAACATTATCGCTCGAGATCGAGTCTCCTGGAATCAGGAGTACGATCTGGTTCGGAAGTTGGGAACCGGTGGACAAGGCACCGTTTTCCTGGCGCGCCGCATGGGTGCTTTCGACGTTTCCTTCCAGTTGGCGTTGAAGTTCTTTCGCCCGGATGGGTATCAGGATCTGAACATCTATCGCAGCGAGATGGCACGCCTGGCCGAAGTGGCAATGGACGTCTCGCGAATCCAGCAAGACCACGTCATCGACATCTTCAACATCGTCGAGTACGAAGGAATTCTCGTTCTCGCGACCGAATGGGTGGACGGTTTCGACCTCAGACAGCTTCTCGCACCCGGGCTTCTGGCAAGCCTTCAGAAACGTGTGGAGCCTGATCGATGGGAATACATCAACGATGTGATTATCACCAACGCCGGGTTTCAGTGCCGACTGATGCCCGGGGTCGTCGTAAGCATTCTGCGCGAGTGTCTGGCAGGTCTTTCTGCACTTCATCGTGAGAACGTGATTCATGCAGACCTGAAGCCAGCGAACGTCATGATCAAGCAGACTGGCAACTGCAAAATCATCGACCTCGGATCATCATTCTCGATGGACCGCAGACCACAACGCCCCACGTGGACGCTGCGCTACGCGCCGGTGGAAGTGCTCCAGGGAGAACCGCACACGCCATTGTCAGACCTGGCGAGCTTGGGGTACGTGGTCCTCGAACTGCTGACCGGAACCATCCCGTTCGTCGGGGTGAATGACGTCAACGAGTTGATTCGATGTAAGCACGACATGTGGAAGCGAATTCCTGAACTCCTTCCCAAAGATGTCGCGCGAAACGGAACGCTCGTCGAGATGTTGTCGAAGATGATTGCCCCCGATCCTGCGGACCGATTCTCTTCCCTTGAGGAAGCGGATTTATCGCAGATTGGAGCATCTGAAATTGCCCGACAACTGGTGAAAGTCGACATGGACACCGTTGTTTCAAACGAAATGAGAGTGCTGCTTCGCGAGGTGAGTGAAATCTCCTCAACTCCTGATTCTCAATAA
- the queF gene encoding preQ(1) synthase, producing MADPSPALLETFENPYPNRSYTIDTVCPEFTSMCPKTGQPDFGTLTISYIPNQKCFELKSLKLYLQQYRNYGAFYERVTNQILDDLVSVTEPKWMKLEAAFTPRGGIRTTVIVEHPETHS from the coding sequence ATGGCAGATCCATCCCCCGCTCTCCTGGAAACCTTCGAGAATCCTTACCCAAATCGATCTTATACGATCGACACGGTCTGTCCCGAGTTCACCTCGATGTGTCCCAAAACGGGGCAACCGGATTTCGGAACGCTGACGATCTCGTACATCCCAAACCAGAAGTGTTTCGAACTCAAATCACTGAAGCTCTATCTCCAGCAGTATCGCAACTACGGTGCTTTCTACGAGAGAGTGACGAACCAGATTCTGGACGACCTCGTTTCCGTGACAGAGCCGAAATGGATGAAACTCGAAGCAGCCTTCACTCCGCGTGGCGGCATCCGAACAACGGTCATCGTTGAACATCCAGAAACTCATTCGTAG
- a CDS encoding sigma-70 family RNA polymerase sigma factor translates to MADDRQNLVFVKTDDLRLVEATLAGNTEAYGELVNRYQDRLFSALVHMLGSIHDARDVAQEAFLSAFEKLSTFRKEASFYSWLFRIAYNAAITNRRKLKRRAATSLEAKQDSLGFEIVDDHPDANPDHQMESEERVRQVRIALEQLSCDYRDVIVMKEMEGMRYDEIASILNCPVGTVRSRIHRARNDLRDILTRSLSPESEAFTT, encoded by the coding sequence ATGGCGGATGATCGTCAAAACTTGGTGTTTGTCAAAACAGACGATCTGCGACTCGTTGAAGCAACACTGGCTGGGAATACAGAAGCCTACGGAGAACTGGTCAATCGATACCAAGATCGACTGTTCTCGGCACTTGTTCACATGCTGGGATCAATTCATGATGCGCGGGATGTCGCTCAGGAAGCGTTTCTCTCAGCATTTGAGAAACTCAGCACCTTTCGCAAGGAAGCATCTTTTTATTCCTGGCTGTTTCGAATCGCATACAATGCAGCCATTACCAATCGACGCAAACTCAAACGCCGGGCAGCGACTTCGCTGGAAGCGAAGCAGGACTCGCTCGGCTTTGAGATTGTGGATGACCATCCCGACGCCAATCCGGATCACCAAATGGAGTCTGAAGAACGCGTTCGACAGGTCAGAATAGCATTGGAACAACTGTCGTGTGACTACCGTGACGTCATTGTCATGAAAGAAATGGAGGGGATGCGTTACGACGAGATCGCAAGCATCCTCAATTGCCCCGTGGGGACAGTTCGCAGCCGAATTCATCGCGCACGAAACGACCTGCGTGATATTTTGACTCGTAGTCTCTCCCCCGAATCAGAAGCTTTCACCACTTAG